In the genome of Desulfotignum phosphitoxidans DSM 13687, one region contains:
- a CDS encoding ABC transporter permease, with translation MRDDFQFGKKAGRLLIKIILPAMIIAGWQILVIYGDLPPILLPKLEKVGADFITYLMNGELLHHVLISLRRCAIGFFAGSATGIAMGILLGWFRRLEDFFDVTLNFSRSIPKTALAPLLIVWFGFGDFPKVLLIGLGAFFYTVIPTLEGVRNVDNLLVKSARSMGANDRQIVLSVILPASMPSIYAGIRIAAASSFVILLFVEIISGNSGLGFLLENSRESLNTSTMFMTLIVVGILGFSLDWLVRFTEKKVMPWQRGRTLSR, from the coding sequence ATGCGGGATGATTTTCAGTTCGGAAAAAAAGCCGGCCGGCTGCTGATAAAAATCATTCTTCCCGCAATGATTATTGCCGGTTGGCAGATTTTGGTTATTTACGGTGATCTGCCGCCCATCCTCCTGCCGAAACTAGAAAAAGTAGGGGCGGATTTTATAACATATCTGATGAACGGCGAACTCCTCCACCATGTGCTGATAAGCCTGAGACGGTGTGCCATCGGCTTTTTTGCAGGCTCGGCTACAGGAATTGCCATGGGTATTCTCCTGGGATGGTTCAGACGGCTGGAAGATTTTTTTGATGTTACTCTCAATTTCAGCCGTTCGATTCCAAAAACCGCACTGGCCCCTCTTCTGATCGTCTGGTTCGGATTCGGGGACTTTCCCAAGGTGTTGCTGATCGGCCTAGGCGCTTTTTTCTACACAGTGATACCTACCCTGGAAGGGGTCCGGAATGTGGACAATCTTTTGGTGAAATCCGCACGGTCCATGGGTGCCAATGACCGCCAAATAGTCCTGAGTGTCATCCTGCCCGCGTCCATGCCGTCCATCTATGCCGGCATCCGTATTGCCGCGGCTTCTTCGTTTGTCATCCTGCTGTTTGTTGAAATCATTTCCGGCAACAGCGGCCTTGGCTTTCTCCTTGAAAACTCAAGGGAAAGCCTGAACACCTCCACCATGTTTATGACCCTTATCGTGGTGGGAATCCTCGGTTTCAGCCTGGACTGGCTGGTCCGTTTCACGGAAAAAAAAGTCATGCCCTGGCAAAGGGGCAGGACCCTGTCACGCTAA
- the trsM gene encoding DVU_1556 family methyltransferase codes for MPGPGGGLHLTDRAFDFCGFAAGDRVLDAGCGYGVTGRYLSDEFGIRVVGIDISIDRAVDRNRRHGTGRPSSVFPELVQARIPGLPFEEDTFKGIFCECVFSLVQEKSSCLGEFYRILRPDGHLVLSDLYIPEKYLSAVRQYQGEGPFTSCMEGAMGIIDLIRILESAGFTITLMEDHTRFLKQLAGQIVFEYGSLDRFWDALPGAAGCGRLTHMCRTGSLKLGYGLFVATKYH; via the coding sequence ATGCCCGGGCCGGGGGGGGGCCTGCACCTGACGGACAGGGCCTTTGATTTCTGCGGGTTTGCGGCCGGGGACCGGGTTCTGGACGCCGGATGCGGGTATGGGGTCACCGGCCGGTATCTGTCAGATGAATTCGGCATCCGGGTGGTGGGCATTGATATCAGCATTGACCGGGCCGTTGACAGGAACAGGCGGCACGGTACCGGACGGCCGTCTTCCGTGTTTCCGGAACTGGTCCAGGCCCGGATACCGGGGCTGCCGTTTGAGGAAGACACGTTCAAAGGCATTTTCTGCGAATGCGTGTTTTCCCTGGTTCAGGAGAAATCCAGCTGCCTGGGAGAATTTTACCGTATCCTTCGGCCCGACGGCCATCTGGTGCTTTCGGATCTGTATATACCGGAAAAATATCTTTCCGCGGTCAGGCAGTACCAGGGAGAGGGTCCGTTCACCTCCTGCATGGAGGGGGCCATGGGGATCATTGACCTGATCCGGATCCTGGAAAGCGCAGGGTTCACCATCACCCTGATGGAGGACCACACGCGGTTTCTCAAACAGCTGGCCGGCCAGATCGTGTTTGAATACGGCAGTCTGGACCGTTTCTGGGATGCTCTGCCCGGCGCGGCCGGCTGCGGGCGCCTGACACACATGTGCCGTACCGGAAGTCTGAAACTGGGGTACGGCCTGTTCGTTGCGACAAAATATCATTGA
- a CDS encoding exodeoxyribonuclease V subunit gamma, with product MDTQNQNTGQELSPGLSIIHSNHLEDLRQVAVRWIKTHPLQVLETEQFIVQSNGMAQWLKLALAADDGCGISAGIEMQLPGRYVWSAYRAVLGSDIIPEESPYDKERLMWRIFRLLPGLCTESIFDPLNRFLEHDKDQRKRSQLAVHLADLYDQYQVYRADWLGDWAQGVDRLARVAGQPVPLGEEQQWQAELWRRIKADVPEEYRTIGRSDLHHRFLEKAGTFNGPRPNELPPRVIVFGISSLPRQVLETLHAVSSLCQVLLFVHNPCRHFWADIIEDRELLRIEHARHKAKATMPEPLDPELLHQHANPLLAAWGKQGRDYIGMLYGYDEPEKYETAFSQIDLFADLRRIRTCFLPKKVSKG from the coding sequence ATGGATACCCAAAATCAAAACACCGGGCAGGAACTTTCCCCGGGCCTTTCCATTATACATTCCAACCATCTGGAAGATTTAAGGCAGGTGGCCGTACGCTGGATCAAGACCCATCCCCTGCAGGTGCTGGAAACCGAACAATTCATTGTCCAGAGTAACGGCATGGCCCAATGGCTCAAGCTGGCCCTGGCCGCCGATGACGGGTGCGGCATCAGCGCAGGAATAGAAATGCAGCTGCCGGGGCGTTATGTCTGGAGTGCCTATCGGGCTGTTCTGGGCAGCGACATCATTCCTGAAGAATCACCCTATGACAAAGAACGGCTGATGTGGCGGATTTTCAGGCTCTTGCCCGGGCTTTGTACAGAATCCATTTTTGATCCTTTGAACCGGTTCCTTGAACATGATAAAGACCAGCGCAAACGCAGCCAGTTGGCTGTCCATCTGGCTGATCTTTACGACCAGTACCAGGTGTACCGGGCTGATTGGCTTGGCGACTGGGCACAGGGTGTGGACCGGCTGGCCAGGGTCGCAGGACAGCCGGTCCCCCTGGGGGAAGAACAGCAATGGCAGGCTGAACTCTGGCGCAGGATTAAGGCTGATGTCCCGGAAGAATACAGAACCATAGGCCGGTCAGATCTTCACCACAGATTTCTGGAAAAAGCCGGAACATTCAACGGGCCCCGGCCCAACGAACTGCCTCCCCGGGTCATTGTGTTCGGTATTTCATCTCTGCCCCGGCAGGTGCTGGAAACCTTGCATGCAGTGTCCTCTTTGTGCCAGGTGTTGTTATTCGTTCACAATCCCTGCCGGCATTTCTGGGCCGACATCATTGAAGACCGGGAGCTTTTGCGCATCGAGCACGCCCGGCACAAGGCAAAGGCCACCATGCCAGAGCCCCTGGATCCAGAGCTGCTTCACCAGCATGCCAATCCCCTGCTTGCGGCCTGGGGAAAACAGGGCAGGGATTATATCGGCATGCTTTACGGGTATGATGAACCGGAAAAGTATGAAACAGCTTTTTCCCAGATCGATCTGTTTGCGGATTTAAGAAGGATAAGAACTTGCTTTTTGCCAAAGAAAGTATCAAAAGGATAA
- a CDS encoding ABC transporter ATP-binding protein, translating to MKLIVRNLRKEYTSGPNHHFTVLDNLNLTVEDGEFLSLLGPSGCGKSTLLEIIAGLQTHSSGEIIINNQEPGKNAAKPAIVFQHYGLFPWLTVQQNIEYGLKIRGIDRKTRNKIALDHIRMMHLNGFAKFYPHELSGGMQQRVALARALANNPDILLLDEPFAALDAQTRESCQRELLNLWQQTRVTILFVTHDVGEAIFLSDRVVVMSKEPGSVKDLIPINIPRPRDLSVRIAEEFRRTEMRIRLMISESSNQTTTVQNEVPHAG from the coding sequence ATGAAACTCATCGTCAGAAACCTTCGAAAAGAGTATACCTCCGGACCGAACCATCATTTTACAGTTCTGGACAACCTGAACCTTACGGTTGAAGATGGGGAATTCCTCTCCTTGCTTGGACCCAGCGGGTGCGGCAAATCAACCCTGCTGGAAATCATCGCAGGTCTGCAGACCCACAGCAGCGGGGAAATCATTATCAACAACCAGGAACCTGGGAAAAACGCTGCGAAACCGGCCATTGTATTCCAGCATTACGGCCTTTTTCCATGGCTGACGGTTCAGCAAAATATTGAATACGGGCTCAAGATCCGCGGGATTGACCGGAAAACGAGGAACAAAATTGCCCTTGATCATATCCGGATGATGCACCTCAACGGGTTTGCCAAATTCTATCCCCATGAATTGTCGGGCGGCATGCAGCAGCGGGTTGCCCTGGCCAGGGCATTGGCCAACAACCCGGACATTCTCCTTTTGGATGAGCCCTTTGCCGCCCTGGATGCCCAGACCCGAGAAAGCTGCCAACGGGAACTTCTCAATCTCTGGCAGCAGACAAGGGTCACCATTCTTTTTGTTACCCACGATGTGGGAGAGGCGATCTTTCTTTCCGACCGGGTTGTCGTGATGTCAAAGGAACCCGGGTCGGTGAAAGACCTGATCCCCATCAACATTCCCAGGCCAAGGGATTTGAGCGTGCGCATAGCCGAAGAATTCCGCAGAACGGAAATGCGCATCCGGCTGATGATCTCGGAGAGCTCAAACCAGACGACAACAGTTCAGAATGAGGTGCCCCATGCGGGATGA
- a CDS encoding ABC transporter substrate-binding protein yields MKNCMILMITILLLTAFMAGSATALEKHKMRVVTTTYDITMDVTIAKEKGYFELLGLDFEPITVKGGTATIISAIGSGDVDGCFLASSGAFAAYSKGVRMVQVAGNGNRTFDFYALKDSPINSLKDFEGKKIANKPRPSGPWLSLRHDLDDQNINAEVIDVKTEDLALSALLTGKVDVSIGEAAFEAMYGDKIKKVHSSTISKYLYNSCGWWFKEEYAKKNPDAIKKFVDGMLLARLFIHEHKDKAMQILARETHMDLAAFKFKDAYTLPTFDMPTTIYKYGLDKMVGIFQKYQLVEGEVNVDDLVDRRFSLIIDEDY; encoded by the coding sequence ATGAAAAATTGTATGATTTTAATGATCACGATTCTACTTCTGACCGCCTTCATGGCCGGTTCAGCTACCGCCCTTGAAAAACACAAAATGCGGGTGGTTACCACGACCTATGATATTACCATGGATGTCACCATTGCCAAAGAAAAAGGATATTTTGAGCTCCTGGGTCTGGATTTTGAACCGATTACGGTCAAAGGCGGTACGGCAACCATTATTTCAGCCATCGGGTCAGGGGATGTGGATGGCTGCTTTCTTGCCTCATCCGGAGCCTTTGCAGCGTATTCCAAAGGGGTGAGAATGGTGCAGGTGGCGGGCAACGGAAACCGGACCTTTGATTTCTACGCACTCAAGGATTCTCCCATCAATTCCCTCAAAGATTTTGAAGGCAAAAAAATCGCCAATAAGCCCAGACCCTCAGGCCCATGGTTGTCGCTCCGCCATGACCTGGACGACCAGAACATCAATGCCGAGGTCATTGATGTGAAAACCGAAGATCTGGCACTTTCTGCCCTGCTCACCGGTAAGGTGGATGTTTCCATCGGAGAAGCGGCTTTTGAGGCTATGTACGGCGACAAAATAAAAAAAGTCCATAGTTCCACCATCAGCAAATATCTCTACAATTCCTGCGGTTGGTGGTTCAAGGAAGAATATGCCAAAAAAAATCCTGACGCGATCAAAAAATTTGTAGACGGCATGCTGCTGGCCCGTCTTTTCATCCATGAACATAAAGATAAAGCTATGCAGATCCTTGCCAGGGAAACCCACATGGACCTGGCGGCATTTAAATTCAAGGATGCCTATACACTTCCCACCTTTGACATGCCCACCACCATTTATAAATACGGCCTGGATAAAATGGTGGGAATTTTTCAAAAATATCAGCTCGTGGAAGGTGAGGTAAATGTGGACGATCTTGTGGACAGGCGCTTCAGCCTCATTATCGACGAGGATTATTAA
- a CDS encoding molybdopterin-containing oxidoreductase family protein gives MKRIGTPSICNICKENCGIQVQNTGHGLRITGNPDHPVSKGFLCIRGKNFGEIHASPHRLQEPLLKNGSGWQPISYDKALRLLADRFDGIRQKYGAESVVFYKGESLKHQEISQYFSHLARGFGTPNYISVGSLCHFAMTLGFTLTCGGIPAPDYSRIKSAIIWGANPAVSLARSSLELKQALKEGLKLVVVDPSVTRTAELADCHLAITPGTDGYLALAFIKYAVLNQHIHPSLKLGNGWDDLCNMISDISIQDLLKPARISEEGFLYAASLIFGHLPGWIQTGSGLELQPVGVQTVRAISSLLTILDPYAVTTPMSSRLSTLPGEDGYPAIQAEPIGKTELPLFEASLGQGQGMLLPKAILQDDPYPVRAMMVIGGNPLMTFPGTPIYRQAFKKLDFLAVFDLFMTPTAQIADLVLPAATFLENLELIDYGRGGKPYLGLIRPVADTGFGWPAWKLIFRLADAFGLKNLFPWRDNKEAIKHRLSPGTITFDNLMESPSSTVVYTPEPRMPGQWNTPDKKVNYFSSLVEKTGNFPLPVMESFRLPHSPDDMFPFWLSTGDRVPSYQHSQFRESLTCKADFPKPVLDMHPEAASRLGIVHDEKVRLSTRDGRIDLPVRLTQEVRHDCLRLAHGWVEANANELTCPEYLDPLSGFPWMRALPARVERVAGQ, from the coding sequence TTGAAACGTATTGGCACACCATCCATTTGTAATATCTGTAAAGAAAACTGCGGTATTCAGGTACAGAACACAGGTCATGGCCTCCGTATTACCGGAAATCCGGATCATCCCGTCAGCAAAGGATTTCTCTGCATCCGAGGGAAAAATTTCGGAGAAATCCATGCATCCCCCCATCGGTTGCAGGAACCCTTGCTGAAAAACGGCTCCGGTTGGCAGCCCATATCCTATGATAAAGCGCTCCGGCTTCTGGCCGACCGATTTGACGGCATCAGACAGAAATACGGTGCTGAAAGTGTTGTGTTCTACAAGGGAGAATCACTCAAGCACCAGGAGATTTCTCAATATTTTAGCCATCTGGCCCGTGGTTTTGGAACGCCCAACTATATTTCCGTCGGCAGCTTGTGCCATTTTGCTATGACCCTGGGATTTACACTGACCTGTGGGGGAATCCCTGCCCCTGATTATTCCCGGATAAAATCAGCCATCATCTGGGGGGCCAACCCGGCAGTTTCCCTTGCCAGGTCATCCCTGGAATTAAAACAGGCGCTCAAGGAAGGGCTGAAACTTGTGGTCGTGGATCCATCCGTCACCCGGACCGCGGAACTGGCGGATTGCCATCTTGCCATTACCCCGGGGACCGATGGATATCTTGCCCTGGCATTCATCAAATATGCCGTCCTGAATCAGCATATTCACCCGTCACTGAAACTTGGCAATGGGTGGGATGATCTGTGCAATATGATTTCAGACATATCCATCCAGGATCTGCTGAAACCTGCAAGAATCAGCGAAGAAGGGTTTTTGTACGCCGCTTCCCTGATTTTTGGACACCTGCCCGGCTGGATACAGACCGGATCCGGTCTTGAACTGCAACCTGTCGGCGTTCAGACAGTGCGTGCCATATCCTCCCTTTTGACGATTCTGGATCCCTATGCTGTTACAACCCCAATGTCATCCCGGCTTTCAACTCTTCCGGGAGAGGATGGATACCCGGCCATCCAAGCAGAACCCATTGGCAAAACAGAGCTGCCCCTTTTTGAAGCAAGTCTTGGCCAGGGCCAGGGAATGCTTCTTCCCAAAGCGATTTTGCAGGATGATCCTTATCCTGTCCGGGCCATGATGGTCATCGGGGGGAACCCCCTGATGACTTTTCCCGGCACCCCTATTTATCGCCAGGCCTTTAAAAAATTGGACTTCCTGGCTGTGTTCGATCTGTTTATGACACCGACCGCACAGATTGCGGACCTGGTCCTGCCAGCCGCGACCTTTCTGGAAAACCTGGAGTTGATCGATTACGGTCGGGGAGGAAAACCATACCTGGGACTGATCCGGCCGGTGGCAGATACAGGTTTTGGCTGGCCGGCATGGAAATTGATTTTCAGGCTGGCAGATGCCTTCGGCCTAAAGAACCTTTTTCCCTGGAGAGATAACAAGGAGGCCATAAAACATAGATTGTCACCCGGCACCATAACCTTTGACAATCTTATGGAAAGTCCTTCATCAACTGTCGTGTACACGCCGGAACCGAGGATGCCTGGCCAGTGGAATACTCCGGACAAAAAGGTTAATTACTTCTCCTCCCTTGTGGAAAAAACCGGAAATTTTCCATTGCCAGTTATGGAGAGTTTCCGGCTTCCCCATTCTCCTGATGACATGTTCCCATTTTGGCTTAGTACCGGAGACCGGGTTCCCTCCTACCAGCATAGTCAGTTCAGGGAAAGCCTAACATGCAAAGCCGATTTTCCGAAACCAGTGTTGGACATGCATCCTGAAGCCGCTTCCCGTCTGGGAATTGTCCATGATGAAAAAGTCAGGCTCTCGACCCGGGACGGCAGGATTGACCTTCCTGTGCGGCTGACCCAAGAGGTCCGCCATGACTGCTTGCGGCTGGCCCACGGATGGGTGGAAGCCAACGCCAATGAACTGACCTGTCCGGAGTATCTGGACCCCTTGTCCGGATTCCCCTGGATGAGGGCGCTCCCGGCAAGGGTGGAAAGAGTTGCCGGGCAATGA
- a CDS encoding IS91 family transposase, whose amino-acid sequence MAQIDNHHFDIYQPRNPKASAYYKCVENHFEELERAWDDMYASRYGFWRTYVMTVIYKYLDCGDLHIGFARVRCEECGHEYLLAFSCKRRQFCPSCHQKRVIEYGEWLLTEVLKDVPHRQWVFSIPKRLRIYFLYDRKLLAKLSICAWKVMNTYLKSVVSDETGVPGASIAVQTYGDFLNFNPHLHAITTDGCFLNDGSFKAAPGFILEDLEKIFQYEVLKMLKKEGKINDAVIENMLSWRHSGFHVYIGDRITPSDTTGLGNLARYIIRACFSQERMVYVPVEDLADGIAKVVYISKDGKSRKVFTALDWLARLTTHIPGRYEQTVRYYGWYSNKSRGMRKKAGTDDTIPAVMPNDISSKESRRNWARLIRKIYEVDPLVCPKCHGEMKIISFIEEFDVIEKILRHLDLWDIHNHDPPQKVFDYILDLVCAWSSGYDEADSRIPEFEHWY is encoded by the coding sequence ATGGCCCAAATTGACAATCATCATTTTGATATTTACCAACCGCGTAATCCTAAGGCAAGCGCATATTACAAGTGTGTCGAAAATCATTTTGAAGAGCTGGAAAGGGCCTGGGATGACATGTACGCATCCCGGTATGGATTCTGGCGCACCTACGTCATGACGGTGATTTACAAATATCTCGACTGTGGAGATCTCCATATAGGATTTGCCAGGGTCCGTTGTGAAGAATGCGGACACGAGTATTTGCTGGCATTTTCCTGCAAACGCAGGCAATTCTGCCCGTCTTGCCATCAGAAACGGGTGATTGAATATGGCGAATGGCTGTTAACGGAGGTGCTGAAAGATGTCCCCCATCGGCAGTGGGTTTTCAGTATCCCCAAACGGCTGCGGATCTATTTTCTTTATGACAGGAAGCTGTTGGCTAAATTGTCGATCTGTGCCTGGAAAGTGATGAATACATACTTGAAATCTGTCGTTTCCGATGAAACCGGCGTACCTGGTGCCAGTATCGCGGTACAAACTTACGGGGATTTTTTGAATTTCAATCCGCATCTGCATGCTATCACCACTGATGGCTGTTTTCTTAATGACGGCAGTTTCAAGGCGGCACCAGGTTTTATACTGGAGGATCTGGAAAAGATTTTCCAATATGAGGTGCTGAAAATGCTCAAGAAGGAGGGAAAAATTAATGATGCCGTCATTGAGAATATGCTTTCATGGCGCCATAGTGGTTTCCATGTTTATATCGGTGATAGAATAACACCGTCAGATACAACCGGTCTTGGCAACCTGGCCCGTTACATTATCCGGGCCTGCTTTTCACAGGAGAGAATGGTTTATGTTCCAGTTGAAGACTTAGCAGATGGTATTGCCAAAGTTGTTTATATATCCAAAGACGGGAAGTCCAGGAAAGTTTTTACAGCACTGGACTGGTTGGCCAGACTGACGACTCATATTCCGGGGCGGTATGAACAGACGGTAAGGTACTATGGTTGGTATTCGAACAAATCCCGCGGGATGCGGAAAAAGGCCGGCACGGATGATACCATCCCTGCTGTTATGCCCAATGATATATCCTCCAAAGAATCCCGGCGGAACTGGGCACGGCTGATCCGGAAAATTTATGAGGTCGATCCGCTTGTGTGCCCCAAATGCCATGGTGAAATGAAAATCATCAGCTTTATCGAAGAATTTGATGTCATTGAAAAGATATTGCGCCATCTCGATCTTTGGGACATCCACAACCATGACCCGCCACAGAAGGTTTTCGATTACATTCTTGATCTGGTCTGCGCGTGGTCTTCAGGCTATGATGAGGCAGACTCCCGGATTCCGGAATTTGAGCACTGGTATTGA
- a CDS encoding uroporphyrinogen decarboxylase family protein: protein MIDFSTKDTLTAKERLAALIDEEPMDRVPFNPCAIGFSAKLYGIDRGEFYRNPEKAFAAGMHLMKTYPWMNCRPSYGWADRGAWEFGGRVVWPDGNRFIAPGSIPLRVLPQKIGDLPDPDPEKAGMNPLVDHFNTLCRKQGFLASLPGGTPTTLSAGIVGRPDFLKWLVRYPDAVHMLQKKVTRFIIRTAETTLKKFGAQNCSVFCGVPMESNQLISAQMFEEFAKPYIREIFSLYRSSGVKNMVVHLCGDHIANLKHWKDIDLAPRTVFSIGHEMDLEKTGMVIGAAHILAGNINNETLHRASPGAVRQEVGRCLSAGMKHPGGFMLMPSCEFPPDTPLENLEAVACALFEEGYMR, encoded by the coding sequence ATGATCGATTTTTCAACCAAAGACACCCTGACCGCAAAAGAGCGCCTTGCCGCACTCATTGACGAAGAGCCCATGGACCGGGTCCCTTTCAATCCCTGTGCCATCGGATTTTCTGCAAAGCTGTACGGTATCGACAGGGGAGAATTCTACCGGAACCCGGAAAAAGCCTTTGCCGCCGGTATGCACCTGATGAAGACCTATCCCTGGATGAATTGCAGACCTTCTTACGGATGGGCCGATCGAGGTGCCTGGGAATTTGGGGGCAGGGTTGTCTGGCCGGACGGGAACCGCTTTATTGCTCCAGGATCGATTCCCTTAAGGGTCTTGCCTCAAAAGATCGGTGATCTGCCTGATCCGGACCCTGAAAAAGCAGGAATGAATCCCCTTGTGGATCATTTCAACACCTTGTGCCGTAAACAGGGATTTCTTGCATCGCTTCCCGGCGGGACGCCAACAACGCTTTCTGCCGGGATTGTAGGGCGGCCGGATTTTTTAAAATGGCTGGTCCGGTATCCGGACGCGGTCCATATGCTGCAAAAAAAAGTGACCCGGTTCATCATCCGGACCGCCGAAACAACCCTGAAAAAGTTTGGAGCCCAGAACTGTTCTGTTTTCTGCGGCGTACCCATGGAATCTAACCAGCTTATTTCGGCTCAAATGTTTGAAGAATTTGCCAAGCCCTATATCCGAGAAATTTTTTCCTTGTACCGGTCTTCCGGGGTCAAGAATATGGTGGTGCATCTGTGTGGGGATCATATCGCCAACCTCAAACACTGGAAGGACATTGATCTTGCGCCGCGGACAGTATTCTCCATTGGCCATGAAATGGATCTTGAAAAAACCGGCATGGTTATCGGCGCTGCCCATATCCTTGCAGGCAATATTAACAATGAAACTCTTCACCGGGCCAGCCCTGGGGCAGTCCGTCAAGAGGTTGGGCGGTGTCTTTCAGCCGGGATGAAACACCCGGGAGGATTTATGCTCATGCCTTCTTGCGAATTTCCGCCCGATACTCCCCTTGAAAACCTGGAAGCCGTTGCATGTGCACTTTTTGAAGAGGGGTATATGAGATGA
- a CDS encoding DVU_1553 family AMP-dependent CoA ligase — protein MISPIPSWTAQRTSLGARLSPDTLEKWQLARFRQVLRYARKKSRFYRDHLAHVDPGAVTRREDLTGIPFTVPKDIVEQGTRMVCISAGEISRITTLLTSGSQGPPKRICFTRNDLDRTIDFFACGMSTLVTPKDRVMICMSSGTPDSIGDLLQQGLALIGVSSLIYGNIRDPDQAAGRAGEFDCLVGLPAEMLYLARTAPGLRPATVLLSADYVPDSIIQVLESTWQCRVFTHYGMTETGYGGGVQCGARQAYHLRDADLMVEIVDPDTGTPLPPERTGEVVLTTLQNEAMPLIRYRTGDLAKMAAGPCPCGSSLHRLDKVSGRLSNSVRLDGQHCLNLAQLDEALYAVPGLRGYRAAVHPPRQVHLILDMGGKEALPELPEELKQTLSIPVEITIRYTSLPPCTPNGKRLLTLG, from the coding sequence ATGATTTCCCCCATCCCGTCCTGGACAGCCCAAAGAACCAGCCTCGGTGCCCGGCTGTCCCCAGACACCCTGGAGAAATGGCAGCTGGCACGGTTCCGCCAGGTACTCCGATATGCCCGGAAAAAAAGCCGGTTTTACCGGGACCACCTGGCCCATGTGGACCCTGGGGCCGTCACCCGCCGGGAAGATTTGACTGGCATCCCCTTCACGGTTCCCAAAGACATTGTCGAGCAGGGCACCCGGATGGTATGCATCTCGGCAGGAGAGATCTCCAGGATCACCACCCTGCTCACCTCCGGGAGCCAGGGTCCCCCCAAACGGATCTGTTTCACCCGGAACGACCTTGACCGGACCATTGATTTTTTCGCCTGCGGCATGTCCACCCTGGTCACCCCGAAAGACCGGGTGATGATCTGTATGTCCAGCGGGACCCCGGACAGTATCGGGGACCTGCTGCAACAAGGCCTGGCCCTTATCGGGGTGTCCTCGCTGATCTACGGCAATATCAGGGATCCGGACCAGGCCGCCGGCCGGGCCGGGGAATTTGACTGTCTGGTGGGTCTGCCCGCGGAAATGCTTTACCTGGCCCGGACCGCCCCCGGTCTCCGGCCGGCCACGGTGCTGCTCAGTGCCGACTATGTGCCGGACAGCATCATCCAGGTCCTGGAATCCACCTGGCAGTGCCGGGTGTTCACCCATTACGGCATGACGGAAACCGGTTACGGCGGCGGAGTCCAGTGCGGGGCCCGGCAGGCGTATCACCTGCGGGATGCCGATCTTATGGTGGAAATCGTGGACCCGGATACCGGCACCCCCCTGCCCCCGGAGCGAACCGGGGAGGTAGTCCTGACCACGCTCCAGAATGAGGCCATGCCCCTGATCCGCTACCGCACCGGGGATCTGGCAAAGATGGCGGCAGGCCCCTGCCCCTGCGGTTCATCTCTGCACCGTCTGGACAAGGTATCGGGCCGGCTGTCCAACTCCGTCCGGCTGGACGGCCAACACTGCCTGAACCTCGCGCAGCTGGATGAAGCGCTTTACGCGGTCCCGGGCCTCAGGGGGTACCGGGCGGCTGTCCATCCCCCCCGCCAGGTTCACCTGATCCTCGACATGGGCGGAAAAGAAGCATTGCCTGAACTGCCGGAGGAATTGAAGCAAACTCTCTCTATCCCCGTGGAGATCACCATCCGGTACACATCCCTGCCGCCCTGTACACCCAACGGGAAACGGTTGCTGACCCTGGGTTGA